In a single window of the Branchiostoma floridae strain S238N-H82 chromosome 2, Bfl_VNyyK, whole genome shotgun sequence genome:
- the LOC118409746 gene encoding methylmalonyl-CoA epimerase, mitochondrial-like isoform X1, with the protein MAAFVTFIRRLPTITLLQKGVFPRHPTCTRTMSGAVPQGVSERLWSLGKLNHVAIAVPNLESATALYRDVMGAKVSEVTPLPEHGVYTVFVELGNTKLELLHPLGEKSPIEGFLKKNAAGGIHHICIEVDNITEAVKQLTSSQIRALNPEPKIGAHGKPVVFLHPKDCNGVLVELEEA; encoded by the exons ATGGCGGCATTTGTGACTTTTATTCGCAGACTTCCGACAATAACACTGTTG CAGAAGGGAGTTTTTCCGAGACATCCAACTTGCACCAGAACAATGTCAGGAGCAGTGCCACAG GGAGTCAGCGAGAGACTCTGGAGTCTTGGAAAGTTGAACCATGTTGCCATCGCTGTTCCAAATCTAG AAAGTGCTACAGCCCTGTACAGAGATGTGATGGGAGCCAAAGTCAGCGAGGTTACG CCGTTGCCAGAACACGGTGTGTACACGGTCTTCGTTGAGCTTGGAAACACAAAACTGGAG TTGCTCCACCCTCTTGGTGAAAAAAGTCCCATTGAAGGGTTTTTAAAGAAGAATGCTGCAGGAGGAATCCATCACATTTGTATTGAG GTTGATAACATCACAGAGGCAGTGAAACAGCTGACGTCCAGTCAGATCCGTGCCCTGAACCCGGAGCCGAAGATCGGCGCACACGGGAAGCCCGTGGTGTTCCTACATCCTAAAGACTGTAACGGTGTTCTGGTGGAACTGGAGGAGGCATAG
- the LOC118409746 gene encoding methylmalonyl-CoA epimerase, mitochondrial-like isoform X2, whose translation MAAFVTFIRRLPTITLLKGVFPRHPTCTRTMSGAVPQGVSERLWSLGKLNHVAIAVPNLESATALYRDVMGAKVSEVTPLPEHGVYTVFVELGNTKLELLHPLGEKSPIEGFLKKNAAGGIHHICIEVDNITEAVKQLTSSQIRALNPEPKIGAHGKPVVFLHPKDCNGVLVELEEA comes from the exons ATGGCGGCATTTGTGACTTTTATTCGCAGACTTCCGACAATAACACTGTTG AAGGGAGTTTTTCCGAGACATCCAACTTGCACCAGAACAATGTCAGGAGCAGTGCCACAG GGAGTCAGCGAGAGACTCTGGAGTCTTGGAAAGTTGAACCATGTTGCCATCGCTGTTCCAAATCTAG AAAGTGCTACAGCCCTGTACAGAGATGTGATGGGAGCCAAAGTCAGCGAGGTTACG CCGTTGCCAGAACACGGTGTGTACACGGTCTTCGTTGAGCTTGGAAACACAAAACTGGAG TTGCTCCACCCTCTTGGTGAAAAAAGTCCCATTGAAGGGTTTTTAAAGAAGAATGCTGCAGGAGGAATCCATCACATTTGTATTGAG GTTGATAACATCACAGAGGCAGTGAAACAGCTGACGTCCAGTCAGATCCGTGCCCTGAACCCGGAGCCGAAGATCGGCGCACACGGGAAGCCCGTGGTGTTCCTACATCCTAAAGACTGTAACGGTGTTCTGGTGGAACTGGAGGAGGCATAG